The following proteins are encoded in a genomic region of Sorangiineae bacterium MSr12523:
- the mxcH gene encoding TonB-dependent siderophore myxochelin receptor MxcH — MHPHTAWAQDNPPSPVPSPAAGPAEVKVKGALSEGRRRQQSAEAVTVVDLRRAQQQSADLGEVLARTQGVSVRRSGGLGSNARFSLNGLYDDQVRFFLDGVPLGAAGYPFGIANVPVNLIERVEIYRGVVPLRFGADALGGAVNLVSDTRYDTHARASYQVGSFGTHRISVEGRYRDDPSGLVAGGSFFFDYAKNNYRVDATITDDRGQLHPVNVPRFHDRYIARGASVEAGVVDRPWARRLLLRAYATSYDKELQHNVRMSVPYGEAEYGESVYGAIARYEQPLTPHLELRVLASYSRRTIDFVDKSIWGYDWYGRKVNGPGTPRQGTPGEIQEDAAYDQTQWEDAGLARAVLEWSIAPEHVLRVAAAPTWTARTGKERIPSTSSAPNPVNTDRDLFTLVSGIEYEANLFGDRLQNIAFVKDYAFHISSSGAGSVAVSRDSHGFGAGNAVRMRISKPFYVKISYEYATRLPSSDEVFGNGVLGRPNLALEPELSHNANAGPRLELRRTPIGDITADVNAFYRDSDRLILPLPGETYVQYQNVHRARSFGLENALTWIPPGRRLTIDGTLTVQDARNASSEGTYGYLDGDRLPNRPWLFASWGARYRIPGFPSQRDALEPFYTGRFVHEFYRGWPSLGAREHKQLVPSQVTHNVGISYTVYGGPATVTSTLEVQNVTDERVYDFFGVQRPGRAVYLKVSGEI, encoded by the coding sequence GTGCACCCCCATACCGCCTGGGCACAGGACAATCCTCCGAGCCCGGTCCCCTCCCCGGCCGCTGGCCCTGCGGAGGTGAAGGTCAAGGGAGCGCTCAGCGAAGGACGGCGGCGCCAGCAGTCCGCCGAGGCGGTCACGGTCGTGGATCTGCGGCGCGCGCAGCAGCAAAGCGCCGATCTTGGCGAGGTGCTCGCGCGAACCCAAGGCGTCTCGGTGCGCCGAAGTGGCGGACTTGGATCGAATGCGCGCTTCTCGCTCAATGGCCTTTACGACGATCAGGTCCGCTTCTTTCTCGATGGCGTCCCGCTCGGCGCCGCCGGCTACCCGTTCGGTATCGCCAACGTGCCGGTGAATCTGATCGAGCGAGTCGAGATTTACCGCGGTGTCGTGCCGCTACGCTTTGGCGCCGATGCCTTGGGCGGCGCGGTCAATCTGGTCAGCGACACGCGTTACGACACCCACGCGCGCGCATCGTATCAGGTGGGCTCTTTTGGCACGCACCGCATCAGCGTCGAAGGCCGCTACCGCGACGACCCGAGCGGACTCGTCGCCGGCGGTTCGTTCTTCTTCGATTATGCGAAGAACAACTACCGGGTCGACGCCACGATCACCGACGATCGCGGACAATTGCATCCGGTGAATGTGCCGCGTTTCCATGACCGTTACATCGCGCGCGGTGCCTCGGTGGAGGCCGGCGTGGTCGATCGGCCCTGGGCGCGCCGCCTGTTGTTGCGCGCATATGCCACCAGCTACGACAAAGAGCTCCAGCACAATGTCCGCATGTCGGTGCCGTACGGCGAAGCCGAATACGGAGAATCGGTGTACGGCGCCATCGCGCGCTACGAGCAGCCCCTTACGCCGCACCTGGAACTCAGGGTGCTCGCGAGCTATTCGCGCCGCACCATCGATTTCGTGGACAAGTCGATTTGGGGATACGATTGGTACGGCCGCAAGGTGAACGGCCCCGGAACCCCGAGGCAGGGAACCCCGGGAGAAATCCAGGAGGACGCCGCCTACGATCAGACCCAGTGGGAAGACGCCGGACTCGCACGCGCCGTGTTGGAATGGTCGATCGCGCCCGAACACGTGCTACGCGTCGCCGCGGCGCCGACATGGACCGCCCGTACGGGAAAGGAGCGCATTCCGTCGACCAGCAGCGCGCCCAACCCGGTGAACACGGACCGCGACCTGTTCACGCTGGTGAGCGGCATCGAATACGAAGCCAATCTATTCGGCGATCGATTGCAGAACATTGCATTCGTCAAAGATTACGCATTTCATATCTCGTCGAGCGGGGCAGGCAGCGTCGCTGTTTCACGAGACTCGCATGGCTTCGGCGCAGGCAACGCCGTACGCATGCGCATTTCGAAGCCGTTTTACGTCAAGATTTCCTACGAATACGCCACCCGATTGCCGAGTTCCGACGAGGTATTCGGCAATGGGGTACTCGGCCGTCCCAACCTCGCGCTCGAGCCGGAGTTGAGCCACAACGCCAACGCCGGTCCGCGTCTCGAACTGCGACGCACCCCGATCGGCGATATCACGGCCGATGTGAATGCCTTCTACCGCGACAGCGATCGCTTGATCCTCCCCTTGCCCGGCGAAACGTACGTTCAATACCAGAACGTCCACCGCGCTCGTTCCTTCGGCCTGGAAAACGCGCTCACCTGGATACCTCCCGGGCGCCGCCTCACCATCGATGGAACATTGACCGTTCAAGACGCGCGCAATGCATCCAGTGAGGGCACGTACGGATACCTCGACGGCGATCGGCTTCCAAACCGGCCATGGCTCTTTGCCAGCTGGGGTGCGCGCTATCGAATTCCGGGTTTCCCTTCGCAGCGCGATGCGCTCGAGCCTTTTTACACGGGGCGGTTCGTCCACGAATTTTATCGAGGTTGGCCGAGCCTGGGCGCTCGAGAACACAAGCAGCTCGTCCCCTCGCAGGTTACGCACAACGTCGGTATTTCGTATACGGTCTACGGTGGGCCGGCCACGGTCACGTCGACCCTGGAAGTGCAAAACGTGACCGACGAACGCGTCTACGATTTCTTCGGCGTTCAACGACCCGGCCGCGCCGTTTATTTGAAGGTCAGCGGCGAGATTTAG
- a CDS encoding alpha/beta hydrolase → MGAVAKLLLASTNRAVAYRAGLRRKKIEVNGYWVHYYEGGHGDTLVLLHGLADDKSSFLRTAQALTRDWHVILPDLTGHGENEFIPERDHTVRGHVTDLHAFIEAMRLDRFHIGGNSMGGHVSLAYAIHHPDRVRSLILVNAPGLDLDEHVVYTGFGSRMKSLEDLHGVLDRVYHKRPKLPGFLLRHLMNETNNALEKINTMARVVREGPDHSLGDRVGEISVPTLILWGKHDPVVRMNVAEAYRERIRDSKLVVFDDASHSPQLEIPKRIGAGIKEFLANLREAAQPDAAAPAAHQETRV, encoded by the coding sequence ATGGGAGCCGTTGCCAAGTTGTTGTTGGCGTCCACCAATCGGGCTGTCGCCTATCGCGCCGGTCTTCGAAGGAAGAAGATCGAGGTAAACGGGTACTGGGTTCACTACTACGAAGGGGGCCACGGAGACACGCTCGTGCTTCTCCACGGCCTCGCTGATGACAAATCGTCCTTCTTGCGAACCGCGCAGGCCCTCACACGGGACTGGCACGTGATCTTGCCGGATTTGACCGGACACGGGGAAAACGAATTCATCCCCGAACGCGACCACACCGTGCGGGGACACGTCACGGATCTGCACGCCTTCATCGAAGCCATGCGGCTCGATCGGTTCCATATCGGCGGCAATTCGATGGGCGGCCACGTCTCGCTCGCCTACGCCATTCACCACCCCGATCGGGTGCGAAGCCTGATCCTCGTCAATGCGCCGGGACTCGACCTCGACGAGCACGTGGTCTACACCGGATTCGGATCGCGCATGAAATCGCTCGAGGATTTGCACGGCGTGCTGGACCGCGTTTATCACAAGCGACCCAAGCTGCCGGGATTTCTCTTGCGCCACCTGATGAACGAAACGAACAACGCGCTCGAAAAGATCAACACCATGGCGCGGGTCGTTCGGGAAGGCCCCGATCATTCGCTCGGCGATCGGGTCGGCGAGATCTCCGTTCCGACGCTCATCCTTTGGGGCAAGCACGATCCGGTCGTCCGAATGAACGTCGCCGAAGCCTACCGGGAGCGAATTCGGGATTCGAAGCTCGTCGTATTCGACGATGCATCGCACTCGCCGCAGCTCGAGATCCCCAAGCGAATCGGAGCTGGGATCAAGGAATTTCTGGCCAATCTGCGCGAAGCCGCACAGCCCGACGCCGCGGCCCCCGCCGCCCACCAAGAGACGCGCGTTTAG
- a CDS encoding carboxylesterase/lipase family protein produces MAIDTARKPNTAPVVDTEEGQVQGAFEHRVFVFKGIPYAQPPVGNLRWRPPLPITPWKGIFKADAYGKSSLQSREMCISSAGGDPGPQSEDCLYLNVWTPQPAPGASGAKLPVMVRIHGGAFLLGAGGLPPYNGASVAGRGAVIVTFNYRLGHLGNFAHPALDAEIPGGPANFALLDQIAALQWVQRNIAQFGGDPNNVTIVGQSAGSRSVLALFVSELAKGLFHKGIAQSFYGLQEHTRAEALERGVAFAKALGLAAGVKAADLRALPAETFWQLPATTAVAPVLVAGDSVLPMGIVEGFLAGKSHKLPLILGSTSDDTSVIDAFGFAPARLVQLLRDRNIDLNDLYPKITDERELGRRVYLDFVFTRLPRQLADVHSKVAPTWRYYFDYVMERARAEQPNGAPHGGDVPFVFDTGALVPEFAGILTEKDRKFAFAVSEYWLEFARTGNPAASVGPEWRPHENGPRGSKDYTLLLRDSIVCEENFRREILDAFIPASRAITLPPK; encoded by the coding sequence ATGGCCATCGACACCGCGCGCAAGCCAAACACCGCACCCGTCGTCGACACGGAAGAAGGGCAAGTCCAAGGCGCCTTCGAACACCGTGTCTTCGTTTTCAAAGGCATTCCGTATGCGCAGCCGCCGGTAGGCAACTTGCGTTGGCGCCCACCCCTCCCGATCACCCCCTGGAAGGGAATCTTCAAGGCGGATGCCTATGGCAAGTCCTCCTTGCAATCGCGGGAGATGTGCATTTCGAGTGCCGGAGGCGACCCTGGCCCGCAGAGCGAGGACTGCCTGTATCTCAATGTATGGACGCCCCAACCCGCCCCTGGCGCGAGCGGCGCCAAGCTTCCGGTCATGGTGCGGATTCACGGCGGCGCATTCCTTCTCGGGGCAGGAGGATTGCCTCCTTACAATGGAGCCTCCGTCGCAGGGCGCGGTGCGGTCATCGTGACGTTCAACTATCGCCTCGGCCATCTGGGCAACTTCGCGCATCCGGCGTTGGATGCGGAGATCCCCGGTGGTCCGGCGAACTTTGCGCTGTTGGACCAGATAGCCGCGCTTCAATGGGTGCAGAGGAACATTGCCCAATTCGGAGGTGATCCCAACAACGTGACGATCGTTGGGCAGTCGGCCGGGTCCAGGAGTGTATTGGCTCTGTTCGTGTCGGAGCTGGCGAAAGGCCTTTTTCACAAGGGCATCGCCCAGAGCTTCTACGGGCTGCAAGAGCACACGCGAGCGGAAGCGCTCGAACGCGGCGTTGCCTTTGCCAAAGCGCTCGGGCTGGCGGCTGGGGTCAAGGCTGCCGATCTTCGCGCGTTGCCGGCGGAGACCTTCTGGCAGCTTCCGGCAACGACCGCCGTGGCCCCGGTACTCGTTGCGGGCGACAGCGTCCTGCCCATGGGGATTGTCGAGGGGTTCTTGGCGGGAAAGTCACACAAGCTTCCGCTCATCCTCGGCAGCACCAGTGACGACACGAGCGTCATCGATGCATTCGGCTTCGCTCCGGCCCGCTTGGTCCAACTCCTGCGCGATCGCAACATCGACCTGAACGACCTGTATCCCAAGATCACCGATGAGCGCGAGCTAGGCCGCCGCGTGTACCTCGATTTCGTCTTCACCCGGCTGCCCCGTCAACTGGCGGACGTCCATTCCAAGGTAGCCCCCACGTGGCGGTACTACTTCGATTATGTCATGGAGCGTGCCCGCGCCGAACAACCCAACGGCGCTCCGCATGGCGGCGACGTTCCATTCGTCTTCGATACGGGCGCGCTGGTCCCGGAGTTTGCAGGCATCCTCACGGAAAAGGACCGAAAATTCGCATTCGCCGTCAGCGAGTACTGGCTCGAGTTTGCCCGAACGGGAAATCCCGCGGCCAGTGTTGGCCCGGAGTGGCGTCCGCACGAGAACGGGCCGCGAGGAAGCAAGGATTATACGCTGCTCCTGAGAGACAGCATCGTGTGCGAAGAGAACTTCCGGCGCGAAATTCTGGATGCCTTCATTCCGGCGAGCCGGGCGATCACGCTTCCACCAAAATAG
- a CDS encoding peptidase M14 — translation MKAFLRSPKSFPRFVVALSALTAAACVGVTGCSSDSGPSLDAPPSAGETVFTHVHYKDQADLQGLVHRYDVLEEVNGEEGWVAVLIDDPADYEALVASGHRVDIVEREKKQERLRLQSSAAATGISGYSCYRTVEETHATLEQLVADYPNLAKVVNIGPTWNKKNRESGYDMFVLELTNSAIPGPKPAFFLMGGIHAREYTTSETVLRFAEQMAKGYGSDPDATWLLDHYELHVLPQTNPDGRKVAEQGYYQRKNANDTNGGSCANPPTMSDQYGTDLNRNSSFQFNTGGSSDEQCDQDYHGPTAVSEPETDNVQKYVASIFPDQRGPNMRDAAPSDASGVLITLHSFAQKVLYPWGWSASAPPNGAQLATLGRKFGYLTGYTACQVAAPGCMYVASGGTDDWSYGELGVASFTIEMGTAFFEKCATYERSVAPGNLSALRYAFKAARRPYQTPAGPESLQVTASPASVAAGTSVTLTATADDTRYKGSEPTQAIAAARYTVDKPSWASSDPVAMNAADGAFDAKSEKVTAAVDTTGWSRGRHMVFVESKDTQGNWGVPSAVFIDIQ, via the coding sequence ATGAAGGCGTTCTTGCGTTCACCAAAGTCTTTCCCGCGTTTCGTGGTTGCTCTTTCGGCGCTTACGGCAGCGGCGTGCGTCGGCGTCACGGGATGCTCGAGTGATTCCGGGCCATCCCTCGACGCTCCTCCTTCCGCGGGCGAGACCGTCTTTACGCATGTACATTACAAGGACCAGGCCGATCTCCAAGGTTTGGTGCACCGGTACGACGTGCTCGAGGAGGTGAACGGAGAAGAAGGCTGGGTCGCCGTCCTCATCGACGACCCAGCCGACTACGAGGCGCTCGTGGCGAGCGGTCATCGCGTGGACATCGTCGAGCGCGAGAAGAAGCAAGAGCGCCTGCGGCTTCAGAGCAGTGCCGCCGCCACGGGGATCTCGGGTTATTCGTGTTACCGAACCGTGGAGGAGACGCACGCCACCTTGGAGCAGCTCGTCGCGGATTATCCGAATCTCGCCAAGGTGGTGAACATCGGGCCCACGTGGAACAAGAAGAACCGCGAGTCGGGCTACGATATGTTCGTGCTCGAGCTGACCAACAGCGCCATCCCGGGCCCGAAGCCCGCGTTCTTCTTGATGGGCGGCATCCACGCGCGCGAGTACACGACGTCCGAGACCGTCTTGCGTTTTGCCGAGCAGATGGCCAAAGGCTACGGCAGCGATCCCGATGCAACGTGGCTTCTCGACCATTACGAGCTTCACGTTTTGCCGCAGACCAACCCGGATGGCCGAAAGGTCGCCGAGCAAGGCTATTACCAGCGGAAAAACGCGAACGACACGAACGGGGGAAGCTGCGCCAATCCGCCGACCATGAGTGACCAATACGGCACGGATCTGAATCGAAATAGCTCGTTTCAGTTCAATACCGGTGGCTCCAGCGACGAGCAGTGCGATCAGGATTACCACGGGCCGACGGCGGTTTCGGAACCCGAGACGGACAATGTCCAAAAGTACGTCGCGTCGATCTTTCCCGATCAGCGCGGGCCCAACATGCGCGATGCCGCCCCGAGCGATGCGTCGGGTGTGCTCATCACGTTGCATAGCTTCGCGCAAAAGGTTCTCTATCCATGGGGCTGGAGCGCGTCGGCGCCGCCCAATGGCGCGCAGCTTGCCACGCTGGGGCGCAAGTTCGGTTACTTGACGGGATACACCGCCTGCCAGGTTGCTGCACCCGGCTGCATGTACGTCGCCAGCGGCGGCACCGATGATTGGTCGTACGGGGAGCTCGGCGTGGCCTCGTTCACCATCGAAATGGGAACGGCGTTCTTCGAGAAGTGCGCGACCTACGAACGGAGCGTTGCCCCCGGCAACTTGAGCGCGCTCCGCTATGCCTTCAAGGCCGCGCGGCGCCCGTACCAAACGCCCGCGGGCCCGGAGTCGCTCCAGGTCACGGCGTCGCCCGCATCGGTCGCCGCAGGGACATCGGTGACATTGACCGCCACCGCGGACGATACGCGGTACAAGGGCTCCGAGCCCACGCAGGCCATTGCGGCCGCGCGTTACACGGTGGACAAGCCCTCATGGGCATCCAGCGACCCCGTCGCGATGAACGCAGCCGATGGTGCCTTCGACGCGAAGAGCGAAAAGGTGACCGCAGCCGTGGATACCACCGGATGGTCACGAGGCAGGCACATGGTCTTCGTCGAGAGCAAAGACACGCAAGGGAACTGGGGAGTCCCCAGTGCCGTGTTCATCGATATTCAGTGA
- a CDS encoding serine protease: MKSTPFLIVAMFSVFGCSAPSGDEAIGQASNEIIGGHDATETYPFMVSTQTAQGEHWCGGALVAPQWVVTAQHCLNAISKVRIGSNSTEGGGELIAIQRKIAHPSDDIALLRLASASRSTPVELASEDPADDSPGRIIGWGTTSWPQTNYPTDLKELDIRFRPIRACSGGEPADGDICISGTRTEGACHGDSGGPALSGSSGHWTLVGATSRAGSGGECAGTSVYTGIAAHVQWIRSTIGG; encoded by the coding sequence ATGAAGTCAACTCCGTTTCTGATCGTGGCCATGTTTTCGGTGTTTGGCTGCAGCGCCCCGTCTGGAGATGAAGCCATCGGACAGGCCAGCAACGAAATCATCGGTGGCCACGATGCCACCGAGACGTATCCTTTCATGGTATCGACGCAAACCGCCCAAGGTGAGCATTGGTGCGGCGGCGCCCTGGTTGCACCGCAATGGGTCGTCACCGCGCAACATTGCCTCAACGCCATCAGCAAGGTACGAATTGGCTCCAATTCGACGGAAGGCGGCGGTGAGCTCATCGCCATCCAGCGCAAAATTGCTCATCCGTCGGACGATATCGCCTTGCTGCGCCTTGCGAGCGCCTCACGGAGCACCCCGGTGGAGCTTGCGTCGGAGGATCCCGCCGACGATTCGCCCGGGCGGATCATTGGATGGGGAACGACATCGTGGCCGCAAACCAACTATCCGACGGACCTGAAGGAGCTCGATATTCGATTCCGGCCGATCCGGGCGTGTTCCGGAGGCGAGCCGGCGGACGGCGATATTTGCATCAGCGGCACGCGCACCGAGGGCGCCTGTCACGGGGATTCGGGTGGCCCCGCGCTTTCGGGTTCGTCCGGGCATTGGACCTTGGTCGGCGCCACCAGCCGAGCGGGCAGCGGCGGTGAATGCGCGGGCACGAGCGTTTACACGGGAATCGCGGCCCACGTGCAGTGGATTCGCAGCACGATCGGCGGCTGA
- a CDS encoding HINT domain-containing protein, which produces MSSNGNSVDPAGGGSPAGDGWVCDATSCRPGSGQCFVAGTPVSTPEGARPIEQIVAGDRVLSRDEETGEFSTRAVLRTFVRPATGLVDVRMARGDESASDVRSTAGHPYWTLASGWTRADSLAPGDYLAAHGWGFTRENFHAETGLATYANMNNAHGLVAGVSRPFCNTGVCENLMGRTFGLGNVGVRQNVPSSAQINAQANAASASGSHGNNAVAGPSTQGGAGCN; this is translated from the coding sequence GTGTCGTCGAATGGCAATTCCGTCGACCCCGCGGGCGGCGGCAGTCCCGCAGGTGATGGGTGGGTGTGCGACGCAACGAGCTGCCGGCCGGGCTCGGGCCAGTGCTTCGTCGCGGGCACGCCCGTCTCGACGCCCGAAGGGGCACGCCCCATCGAGCAGATCGTAGCCGGCGATCGCGTCCTCTCCCGCGACGAGGAGACCGGCGAGTTCTCCACCCGCGCGGTCCTCCGCACCTTCGTCCGCCCAGCCACGGGCCTCGTCGACGTGCGCATGGCTCGAGGCGATGAGAGCGCGAGCGACGTCCGAAGCACGGCCGGGCACCCGTACTGGACCCTCGCATCGGGATGGACGCGCGCCGACTCGCTTGCGCCGGGCGATTACCTCGCCGCGCACGGCTGGGGGTTCACGCGGGAGAATTTTCACGCCGAGACGGGCCTGGCCACGTATGCGAACATGAACAACGCGCATGGTCTGGTCGCGGGTGTGAGCCGGCCGTTTTGCAATACCGGTGTTTGCGAGAACTTGATGGGCAGGACATTCGGCCTAGGGAACGTGGGGGTCCGGCAGAACGTGCCGTCGTCCGCGCAAATCAACGCGCAGGCGAACGCGGCCTCGGCATCCGGCAGCCACGGAAACAACGCCGTGGCAGGTCCGTCGACCCAAGGCGGCGCCGGCTGCAATTGA